The window CATACAAAAAAAGCGCCCAGTGGGCGCTTTCATTTTGAGCAGTTATGGATTACCTGATAGTAATACGTGCGAATTTACGTTTACCTACTTGGAATACGTAAGTGCCTACTTCAGGAGCAAACTTCGCATCAGCAACTTTCTCGCCTTCAATCTTAGCAGCACCTTGCTTAACCATGCGCATTGCTTCAGAAGTTGAAGCACATAGACCCGCTTCTTTCAGTAGGTTTGCTACTGGCGTGCCGGCCTCAAAATCAAACTCTGGCATTTCGTCAGGAATTTGGTTTTTCGCGAAACGGTTAACGAACTCTTGCTCTGCTGCATCTGCATCCGCTTCACTGTGGAAACGAGCAATGATTTCTTTCGCTAGCAGAACTTTGATATCGCGAGGGTTCTTACCTGCTTCTACGTCAGCTTTAAACTGTTCAATTTCTTCCAATGGACGGAAAGACAGTAGCTCGTAGTAACTCCACATTAGAACGTCAGAAATAGACATGATCTTACCAAACATTTCGCTTGGAGCTTCGCTGATACCAATGTAGTTACCAGAAGACTTAGACATCTTCTTCTCACCATCTAGACCTACTAGAAGCGGCATCATCAGTACAGCTTGAGGCTTTTGACCGTGAGATTTTTGCAGTTCACGACCCATCAGTAGGTTGAACTTCTGGTCAGTACCACCAAGCTCAACGTCCGTTTCCATTGCTACTGAGTCCCAACCTTGAAGTAGTGGGTACATGAACTCATGAATAGCGATTGGCTGGCCACCAGCGTAACGCTTTTTAAAGTCATCACGTTCTAGCATACGAGCAACGGTTTGGTTCGCTGCAAGGCGAATCATACCTTCTGCGCCAAGCTCAGATAGCCACTCAGAGTTGAACTGAATTTTTGTCTTAGCTGGATCTAGGATTTTGAACACCTGCTCTTTGTACGTTTCAGCGTTACGCAGAACATCTTCACGGCTTAGCGGTGGACGAGTTGAGTTCTTACCTGTTGGGTCACCAACCATTGCAGTGAAGTCACCGATTAGGAACGTCACTTCATGACCTAGTTCTTGGAACAAGCGAAGCTTATTGAAAATAACCGTATGGCCTAGGTGAATGTCAGGTGCTGTTGGATCGGCGCCCAATTTAATACGTAGAGGACGACCTTCTTTTAGTTTTGCGATCAGCTCTTCTTCTGGAATCAGCTCTTCAACACCGCGCTTAATCTCGGCTAATGCAGCTTCAATGCTCGCCATTCTTGTTCACTCCCACAGATTTGGCAAAAATATAATAGCTGAACATCTTACTTGAATAGCGATGCATTTTGAAACACGTTAGACTAGGTAGTTGTCAATTTTTACGTTTAATTTAGTAATCAAGTACCTCATGCATTCGATTTTTGTCCGACTACCGCTCTTGCACAAAGTACTGATCGGTTTTTTTAGTGCGCTGATCATCGTCGCGCTGTTTTTCTTACCCGATCCGCAAGACCTCGATCCGCAGCAAAGCCGACTCAAAGTCGGTGAGCATTACTCGGTACCGATTTCTGTGGAATCTCCCGAGCGAAGCGCTTCTTCTACTCTTCCTTCTGTTTTGCGCTGGGAAACATACAAAGTCAAAAATGGTGAAAGTGCCGCTGTACTTTTCAACCGCGTCGGTTTATCTCCTCGCCTTCTGCATGAACTGATTACTTCAGATAAAGAAATCAAACAGCAACTCACTCGACTACGCCCCGGCGACAGACTGCAATTTGGCTTTGATGAAAATAACGACTTTATTCAACTAAAACGCACACTCAATGCCTTTGAAACGTTCCGCATTAAACTGCAAGGTGGCAAATACGTTTCTGAGGTAGACAAAAAAGAAGTCGATTACCAATACAACTACGCTGAAGCAACAATCAAATCCAACTTCTGGAATGCAGGGATTTCATCCGGTTTGAATGCAAACCAAATTATGGAACTGGCGGGAATTTTTGGTTGGGATATCGACTTTGCTTTGGACATTCGTAAAAACGATACCTTCCGCGTGCTTTACCAAGAGGAAGTGGTTGAAGGCGAAGTGATTGGACGCGGAAAAATCATTGCTGCAATCTTTTACAACCAAGGAGACACCTTTACCGCAATCTTAGATGAGAAGAGCGGTAAGTACTACGATGAAAATGGCCGAGCGATGAAGAAAGCCTTCTTACGAGCACCTTTGGATTTCCGTCGTGTTACCTCTAACTTTAATCCTCGTCGCTTACACCCAGTTACCGGGAGAGTTCGCCCTCACAGAGGTACCGATTATGCCGCGCCTGTAGGCACACCAATTTGGGCTGCGGGCAATGGTGTTGTGCAAAAATCAGCGTACAACAAATTCAATGGTAACTACGTGTTTATTAAACACAGCAATACCTATATTACTAAATACTTACACTTAACTAAGCGAACAGTAAAAACGGGACAACGCGTTAAGCAAGGTCAAACCATCGGTACGTTGGGTGGTACTGGCCGTGTAACTGGCCCACACTTGCACTACGAATTCTTGGTTAACGGCGTTCATAAAAACCCAAGAACGGTAAACTTACCGCAGTCGAAATCTCTGACTGGTAAAGCAAAACAAACTTTCTTGGCAAACGCAAAGATCAGCATGGCTAAGCTGGATCGCTACAGTAAATTACTGGCGATGAAGTAGCTAAAACGATTTAAATTGAACAATGACAAAGAGGCAGCCTAAGCTGCCTCTTTTGTTTCGGGATCTGGTTCATCAATATTGTGTTCACGGCCAAGCATCAAAAGACACGGTGTAAGCACCAGCGTCAACACAGTGGCAAAAGCCAAACCTCCAGCAACTGCGGTTGCTAATTGAGACCACCACTGCGTGCTTGGCGCACCAAATTCAATCTTCTGGTTAACTAAGTCGATGTTCATCTCTAGCACCATTGGCAGCAAACCCAGGATAGTAGTGACTGTGGTCAGTAACACTGGACGCAGGCGTTGTACGCCCGTACGTAGAATTGCGTCTGATTTTTCTAACCCACGCTTGCGCATTTGGTTATAGGTATCAATTAATACGATATTGTTGTTCACCACAATACCAGCTAATGCGATCACCCCAATACCCGACATAATAATACCAAAAGGCTTCTGAAAAATAAGCAAGCCAGCAAACACGCCAACGGTAGAAAACAGCACTGCGCTTAAAATCAAAAATGCTTGGTAGAAGCTGTTGAATTGAGTAATCAGGATCAAAGCCATCACGCCAAGTGCAACCATGAAAGCACTTTGTAAAAAAGCAGAAGAGTTTTCTTGTTCCTCGTTTTGCCCGCGAATTTTAAACTCAATACTAGCAGGCAAGCCCAACTGCTCTACTTCTGCGGCTATCTTGGGCAATTCAAGGGCAAGGTTATAACCCTCAACCATATCTGCTTTGATGTTCACCACGCGTCTGCCATCAACACGTCGAATTGTATCTTGCTTATGATCTGGTTTAATCTGCGCAAAGTTTGTGATCGGCACTAAACCTGCCGCCGTTTTTACACGTAACTGGTCAAAACGTCCGATATCCCGCTTATCTTGTGGGTAGCGCACTAAGATATCGACTTCTTCATCAGCATCATCGGGTAGATAATCACCTATCTTCAAACCGTTAGTCACGAACTGGACAGTATTACCAACCAGAGTTGCATCAGCTGCAAAGCGAGAGGCATCGTCTCTGCGGATATCAATCTGCCAATCAATCCCCTCTTTATTGGTTGTATCACTTAAGTTAGTTAAAGCAGGATTACGGTCAGCCCAGTAACGAACCATTTTGGCTGCATTGTCTAACTGGTCAATGCTTGAGTTTTGCGCCGACATTTCAATCACAAGATCGTGTTCAACCGGCGGACCTGCATCGGGAAACTTGTACTCCAGCTCAACACCCGAGAATTGGTTAGTGGTTTGTTTGAGTTCTTCAATGATGTCTTTCACTTTGCGACGATATTGCCAATCGACGGGCGTTATTTGAATCTGACCAATCTCATCACCATCATTTGAATCCGTTCCGGTGCGCGTATAGACACTCTCAAATTCATCATGCCCTAACATGACTTTTTCAATCTCTTTCATCACGACATCTTTTTCGTTGATCGATAAATCGCCGTAAGAACGCACCTTGACGGTAAAGAAAGCGGGGTCCACTTCTGGGAAGAACTCTGCCCCTAGTCCTGCTTTGTTATAAGTAAAACCGACACCACCAGCGAGTAGTATGGCACTGAACAGAACTTTAAGTGGATGCTTGATAGCGACCGAGAGCGCTTGATAGTAGAGCTTGGTAATACCAGTAGCCTTATCAAACTCGCCATTATGAAGATCAATTATCTCTTGCTGGCTTTTAGGATTAACCACTTGTGGCTTACCAATAATCCCACCAATAACCGGAACAAACAGCAGCGCCATCATCAACGAAGCGGTGAGCGTTGCAATCAATGTTAGCGGCAGATACTTCATGAACTCGCCGGTAATATCCGGCCAGAACAATAGCGGAGCAAACGCAGCAAGGGTCGTTGCCGTCGAAGCGGTGATAGGCCACGCCATTCGTTTTGCCGCGTCCCGATATGCTTCTTTACGTGGCGTGCCCTCTTGCATCCGCCTATCAGCAAATTCGGTCACCACGATAGCGCCATCCACCAGCATACCTACGGCCATGATCAGCGCGAATAGCACCACAATGTTGACCGTTAAGCCAAACACCGAAAGCACTAATAAGCCGGTAAGGAA is drawn from Vibrio campbellii CAIM 519 = NBRC 15631 = ATCC 25920 and contains these coding sequences:
- the tyrS gene encoding tyrosine--tRNA ligase gives rise to the protein MASIEAALAEIKRGVEELIPEEELIAKLKEGRPLRIKLGADPTAPDIHLGHTVIFNKLRLFQELGHEVTFLIGDFTAMVGDPTGKNSTRPPLSREDVLRNAETYKEQVFKILDPAKTKIQFNSEWLSELGAEGMIRLAANQTVARMLERDDFKKRYAGGQPIAIHEFMYPLLQGWDSVAMETDVELGGTDQKFNLLMGRELQKSHGQKPQAVLMMPLLVGLDGEKKMSKSSGNYIGISEAPSEMFGKIMSISDVLMWSYYELLSFRPLEEIEQFKADVEAGKNPRDIKVLLAKEIIARFHSEADADAAEQEFVNRFAKNQIPDEMPEFDFEAGTPVANLLKEAGLCASTSEAMRMVKQGAAKIEGEKVADAKFAPEVGTYVFQVGKRKFARITIR
- a CDS encoding peptidoglycan DD-metalloendopeptidase family protein, which codes for MHSIFVRLPLLHKVLIGFFSALIIVALFFLPDPQDLDPQQSRLKVGEHYSVPISVESPERSASSTLPSVLRWETYKVKNGESAAVLFNRVGLSPRLLHELITSDKEIKQQLTRLRPGDRLQFGFDENNDFIQLKRTLNAFETFRIKLQGGKYVSEVDKKEVDYQYNYAEATIKSNFWNAGISSGLNANQIMELAGIFGWDIDFALDIRKNDTFRVLYQEEVVEGEVIGRGKIIAAIFYNQGDTFTAILDEKSGKYYDENGRAMKKAFLRAPLDFRRVTSNFNPRRLHPVTGRVRPHRGTDYAAPVGTPIWAAGNGVVQKSAYNKFNGNYVFIKHSNTYITKYLHLTKRTVKTGQRVKQGQTIGTLGGTGRVTGPHLHYEFLVNGVHKNPRTVNLPQSKSLTGKAKQTFLANAKISMAKLDRYSKLLAMK
- a CDS encoding efflux RND transporter permease subunit, which gives rise to MFALIDAALSRARTMLTLLVMILIAGVITYITIPKESSPDITIPIIYVSVGHQGISPTDAERLLVRPIEQELRSIEGVKEMTAVASEGHASATLEFSVGVDLAEAMADVRDAVDLAKPKLPEDSDEPTVNEVTFASEEPVLTLVLYGTVPERTTVQIARALRDKLESYRQVLEVDIAGDREDIVEIVVDPLLMESYGLDQADIYNLIALNNRVVAAGFVDTGYGRFSVKVPSVFDSLKDVLELPIKVNGKEVITFADVATVRRAFSDPESFARLDGAPAVVLNVKKRAGENIIETVELVKEVLTEAQKRADWPNNLQVKYTWDQSDDVKLMLNDLQNNILSAIILVVIVIIAILGVRTALLVGISIPGSFLTGLLVLSVFGLTVNIVVLFALIMAVGMLVDGAIVVTEFADRRMQEGTPRKEAYRDAAKRMAWPITASTATTLAAFAPLLFWPDITGEFMKYLPLTLIATLTASLMMALLFVPVIGGIIGKPQVVNPKSQQEIIDLHNGEFDKATGITKLYYQALSVAIKHPLKVLFSAILLAGGVGFTYNKAGLGAEFFPEVDPAFFTVKVRSYGDLSINEKDVVMKEIEKVMLGHDEFESVYTRTGTDSNDGDEIGQIQITPVDWQYRRKVKDIIEELKQTTNQFSGVELEYKFPDAGPPVEHDLVIEMSAQNSSIDQLDNAAKMVRYWADRNPALTNLSDTTNKEGIDWQIDIRRDDASRFAADATLVGNTVQFVTNGLKIGDYLPDDADEEVDILVRYPQDKRDIGRFDQLRVKTAAGLVPITNFAQIKPDHKQDTIRRVDGRRVVNIKADMVEGYNLALELPKIAAEVEQLGLPASIEFKIRGQNEEQENSSAFLQSAFMVALGVMALILITQFNSFYQAFLILSAVLFSTVGVFAGLLIFQKPFGIIMSGIGVIALAGIVVNNNIVLIDTYNQMRKRGLEKSDAILRTGVQRLRPVLLTTVTTILGLLPMVLEMNIDLVNQKIEFGAPSTQWWSQLATAVAGGLAFATVLTLVLTPCLLMLGREHNIDEPDPETKEAA